A region of the Methanobrevibacter ruminantium M1 genome:
CCCATGATGGCCATTCTGATATAATTTCCAAGGGTATCCATCATAGTGACACGGCCATAATCAACTGCCCTGTCAATGATGGTTCTAACCACTTCGTTTGCCATTTTGTTTAAATCGGCAAGGGAAGACATGTCATGTTGAATGTCTCCAATATCAACTTCCAAAATGCTTATTCCATGAACATCAGCATCCAATACTATGCCAACATCCACACCATAGTCCTTTTCAAATTTGATTTTATTAAGTGCAGAACGCTTTCCTGCAAATTGACCGCTTAAAGGCTGTTCATAATTCAATTCAGGGAAGAAGAAACTTAAAAGAGGTTTTGCAGTAAGCTCTGTAACACGGCCACTTTCCCGTGCAAATTTGGTCTTTGTAATGTCTGTCTTACCTTCCAAAATAGGCTTGATTATCTTGTCTATCTTTGTAGGAGTGAAATTGGATACATCTGCATCTATAAAGGCAACTATATCACCATGGGAATTTTTAAATCCTGTTTTGATAGCTACCCCCTTACCTTGGTTGCCTTTATGGCTTATGACAGTTGCTCCTGCCCTTTCCGCTTCCTCTACAGTTTTATCAGTTGATCCATCATCCACCACTATGACTTCGCTTATATATGATAGCTTGCGAGCTACAGTTACCACTTGAGCTACAGTCGCTTCTTCATTGAAGGCTGGTATAACCACAGACACAGATGGATTCTTAGTTGATTTTATTGAAGCAAGCAGAAACACTATAAGAACAACTAGCCAAGACACTTTTTCACCTCTTTGATTCGATAGACAAATATTGGGATATAGGTTTTTTTAATTGATTTATTTTAATAAATTTCACTTCAAGAAAAAAACAATATCCATTATAATATTCTATATTTGTTTTTAGGAATGTATATATTTTGTTATATTTATTAATTGAATTGATACTGTTCGTAATTATTAAAATAAAAAAATGCATTAGAAGCAATATAAGAAAAATTTTAAAAAAAAAAATAGTAAGCAAAAAAGCAAATTCTAAAAAAAAGTGATTAAATAAATAAAAAAATAAAAAAAATAAGAGCTTATCACATAAAGTGATAAGATCTTTTAATTGGGCTAATGATTATCTAAAGTCCGAAGAACACGTATGCTGCAAATATAATAACCATTAACCACATAATCCAACTGAACTCTTTAGCTTTGCCAGTAGCGATAGCTGCAACAGCGTAGGTGACGAATCCCCATGCGATACCTAAGGAAATTGAGTAGGTTAAAAGCATCATGATGATAGTCATGAATACAGATGCAGCTACAACCATATTGTCCCAATCAACTTCTTTCAATTGCACAATCATTAAGATACCTACAATAACCAATGCAGCAGCGGTTACAGAAGAAGTGAACAATGATAAAACAGTAGGAGCAAGGACAAGTGCAATCAAGAAGAAAACACCTGTGAATATAGCGGTTAAACCTGTTCTACCACCAAGACCAATACCGTTGCACTTTCTACATATGCAGTTAAGGTTGAAGTACCTAAGATAGCACCAATGATTCCGCTTATAGCATCACCAAGGAAAGCTTTGTCAATTCCATCAGCCTTACCTTCTTCATCGACGAAACCACATTGATTTGCTAAAGGAATCAAGGTTCCAGTAGTATCAAAGAAAGTAACGAATAATAATGAGAATAAAATCATGATAAGGTTAGGGATGTTAGTGAACAATTGTGAAAATCCTTTTAAAAATGCTCCAACTACAGAAGTGTCGAAATTAAAGGAAATGAACTCTGTAGGAATGGCAGGCATTAATGGATCTCCAGCACCGAAACCGAACAATGTAAAGATTACACCTAAAATTGCAGTTATTACCAATCCAAGGAATACAGCTGCAGGGACTTTTTTAATGTATAATATCAAAGTAAGCAATATGCCGATTACAGCTAAAAGCGCAGGAGCGGATAAGATAGTTCCCATACCTACGAGAGTAGCAGGGTCTGCTACGATAATTCCAGCACCTTTCAAACCAATGAAAGCCAAGAAGAAACCAATACCAGCACCAATCGCTAATTTTAAGTCAAATGGAAGAGCGTTAAGAATTGCTTCCCTTAAACCGGAAATGGTAATTAATAAAAAGATTATGCTTGAAACGAATACAGCTGCAAGTGCAGTTTCCCAAGTGTTACCCATAGCCAATATGATTGTATAGGTAAACAATGCATTCATACCCATACCAGGAGCAAGACCAACAGGATATTTGGAAACAAGACCCATGATGATACAAGATACCCCTGAAGCAAGAGCAGTTGCGAAAAATACTCCTGTTGCAGGCATTCCACCTTCAGCAAGCATGGTTGGGTTTACACCTAAAATATAAGCCATTGCTAAAAAGGTTGTCAAACCTGCAAGAAACTCAGTTTTTATATCAGTATTGTTTTCATCCAATTTGAAAAATTTATTTAACATAAAACACCTCATAAAAGAAATTTTAATTTATATAAAATATGAATTAAAAATTTCTCTTAATATTATTTATTAGATTAAGTATTTATTAAATTTTTGATAAAAGTATTACTTTTTTTCATATTTTTCAGGATGATTTTTGAAATTTCATTTCTCCAGCCTATGACGAATCTTCAAATTTTTTAGTTTGCATTTTTAAATTTTTTAATAACAGATACGAATTTGCAAATTTAAAATTTATCTTCAAACTTAAAATTTTCTATGAACTTATCTTCATAAAATCCTTAATGAAAATGATAGAAAAAATATACAATATATTGAATTTTAATATTGAAAAATAGCAAATTGAAAAGAGATCATAATGACAAAAATTCATGAAAAATATAAAAATTGGGCCTATGAAAAAAGTATACAATATATTTTTTTATGGAATTAAATTGCTTCAATTAAAAAAATAAGTCATTTTATTAATTTTTTAAAAATCATAATTTTTTATATTCAAAAAGTATACAATATATTTTTTTCATATCAATTGCAATAAATATCCAGAATAAAATTTTATAATTTTCATAATAAAAAAATCATATAAATTTCATAAAAATAAATCATAAAAATCATAAAAATCACAAGAAAAGATCATATAATTTCATAGAATCTGCAATGATTCTAATAAAAATGAACTAAAACTTGAAATAGTTAATTAATTTTGAAGAATATTAAGAAAAAAATACACAAATTTGTTAGGTTGTATAGAAATAATAATAAGATTTATATTTATTAAGTTAAAAATAAATATGCTTATATGAAAACTATAGCGAATATAGTGAGTATGTAGGCGTATGAAAATTTTGTTATAAAATAGTATTAAAAAAATTTTGAAATTAAATGGAAGATATTTATCCTTTATTTTTATATACCTGTTAAATTAGGTCCATTATTAATGGGTAGAATAAAAAGGGGGATAAATGTAGTTTCAACTACATTAAATAACTTAAATAACTATTTTCTATATAAGATTCCTTCTTTATAGAAATGATTTAATCATATCAGCTGTTTTCAATGGTTGATAATAGTTATTTATTTTATTTAATTATTTCAAAATTTATTTTTGTCTTTTTTTAAAATCATAACTCTGATCTTTTTTTATTGAATATTATTCATTTTCTACCATTTTTAATAAACATTGTTCAAGAATTCTTAATATTATTAGCTCTTTTTTTGAAATTTTAAATAAAAATCATAATTTTTTATATTCAAAAAGTATACAATATATTTTTTTCATATCAATTGCAATAAATATCCAGAATAAAATTTTATAATTTTCATAATAAAAAAATCATATAAATTTCATAAAAATAAATCATAAAAATCATAAAAATCATAAAAATCACAAGAAAAGATCATATAATTTCATAGAATCTGCAATGATTCTAATAAAAATGAACTAAAACTTGAAAACGTTAAGTAATTTTGAATAATATTAAGAATAAATACTCAAATTTGTTTGTTTGTATAGAAATAATAATAAGATTTATAAGTATATAATAATAAATAATTGAGTACAAGTACACTTTGATAAGTTATATATTGAAGTTGATACTTTGTACCCTTTCATTTATTTCTTTTTTTTACTATATATTTGATATGTACCAGTCAAATATGCCAAAAGGAAAAGGTACTGCGTACCGTTTCAATAATTTTTTTAATTAAGATGAGGATTTACACTTTAATAAGACTTTTCAATTATTAAAGGAGTATATTATATGCACTTTAATAACACTTTTCGATTATTAGAGAGGTAAAGAGACATCGCGAATTTTATAATTAATTTTATAATTAATTTTATAATTACATACTAATTTTAGCAAAACTTTCATTGTACTATAGTTAAACAAAATTTTCTTAGTTTTAAAAATTAAGATGTAACAAATTTTTCTAAAGTTTGTTTCAAGCGAGATGAAATTTTTAAGTATCTAGCGAGGAGAAAACCAATTTACTAAAATTTGTTTTAAACGAGGAAAAAGTATGAGTATTAAACGAATATTACTTACGAGTTTAATGCTATTTATAATAATATTTTCAATTTCGTTTGTAAGTGCAAATGAAAATGTAACAAATGACGTAAGTACGAATGAACTATCAACACAAACTGTATCAAACGATATAACTACTAGTGAAAGTATAAGCGATACTAGTCTAGACTCTGGAGAAAACCGGGGTTTGGATGAGATCAAATCGAATTCGACAGAAGAGTCATCATCATCCAATTTGGACCTTGAGGATGGCACTTTAAATAACGATGAAATTGAAAGTGATGATTGTTTAACTAAAAATGGAAAAGAAGCAACATTGCAAGCAAATAAACTTAGTCTTGACATTAATATGAGTAGAGGTACAGCCCAAGATGTACTGGACGCAATCGTACGAATTTCCAGTCAAGGGGGAGGTACACTCTATCTGAATGGTGGAACCTATACTGAAGGAGGCCATGCCAGAGTTTATAATAATGACACTGATAGTTTCCGTAATATCGTAAGGAACGATGGAATAGTAGACATTTCAAATGTTCGCGTAGTTGGTGGTAGCGTAGACAATCCAAATCAATATGCTACATTTCAACCAAATACTCGTGATAGTACTTCATTGGCCTTTAGCGGTTACGGTGTTTGGGATGGTAATGGAACTAGATATTACCCTGATTCCGGTTTTAATTTAACTAACGTTACTTTTGAAAATTTAAACTGTACAGGTAGATTCTTTAGTTTTAACAGCGGGTATTTGACAGATTGTGTTTTTAATAATCTGGAGTCCTATCAGCACCTCTTCTTCGTAACTGGAGCTTACAATGATGGTGGTAAGCCAATAGTACTAACTAATTGTAACTTCACCAATTCCAAACAAACTTACAGGGGTGACGGCCCTGGGGATGGTACTGATGGTACCGGTCAGTTTGGTGTAGTATTCGGTGCTGAAATGTATGGATGTAACTTCATCAATACAAGCACTGCTACTCACGGTGGTGCTTTTTGTCTTTCAGACGAATGGATAAGTGCTGCATGCGTTCCAAGTAAGTTAGTTGATTGTAATTTTATCAACATTACTTCTCGATGGTTTGCAGTTTACATACATGGAAATTACTCCAATACCACCAGATTTATTACAGAACCTCAAGTGGTGGAAAACTGTAGCTTTATTAATTGTACAGCAACCGGTGAATTTGGTGGTGCACTCGGAATAAGTCATAACAATGTAATTATAAATAACACTGAGTTTATCCATAACGTCGGTGGAAAAGGTTCCGCTATTATGGTTGGTGGAATCAATAATACTCATGACGGATTCTTGGGTGTTAATACGCAAGGTAATAATATTACGATTTATAATTGTACCTTTGAGGACAATATTGCAAAAATTGAAGGTCAAAGCAGTGCTCACAGTACTGATCCTCCATTCACTACTTACCCTACAGGTTATGGAGGTGCTGTTTATGTGTATGGTAATCATACCAAAATCATAGATAGTACATTTAACAACAACACTGCAGATGATTCTTGTGGTGCTGCAATCTACATTAGAGGTGACAATACCACTGTCGTTAATTCTGAGTTCTATAACCATACCAGTGAAAACGGTACTATATATTTAGTTGGTAACGATTGTAAAATCAAAGATTCCCTTTTCCACGACAACGATGCAGACTCTACTGGTGCTTGTATTTTCGTTGAAGGAAATAGGGCAGAAATCGGCAATACTACATTCGTCAACAACACCGCTCCTAATGGTGGATGTGTATTCATTATAGGTGACCATACCTTGGTAGACAATGACACCAAATTCATAACAAACAATGCTACAAACGGTGCAGGAATCTATGTTAACGGATCAAACACCATGATTCTAAATACCAGCTTTATCAACAATACAGCTGTAAACGGATCAGGTGCATTCATCTATGGTCACGACACTGACGTAAACGGCTCTTACTTTGAAGGAAACGATGCTACAAACGGTGGAGCAGTATTCATTGAAGGAAACATCAACGATATTTCCAACAATACATTCCTCAGAAACAATGCTACCAATCAAGGTGGAGCAGTATATATTGACGGAAACCATACCAAAGTCAATTATAACAACTTCACAGAGAATGAAGCGATTCCAATTAGCGAAGATCAGGAAACCGGTCTCGGTGGAGCTATCTTCATAAGGGGAAACGATACAAATACAACTGCAAACACTTTCCTCCACAACAAGGCACGTAACGGATCTGCAATCTACACAGACGGAACTAACTTCTATCTTCACAATGATCATTTCTTAGAAAACCAAGCGTGGAGTTATCTGTTAATTACAACTGCAGACCCTGCAGAAAGCTTATATAAGGAACAAGATATTGAAATCAACGTTTTATACAGAGCTGGAGACAATATTATCAATGCTATTCACAACAGGAACAAACCAAATGAAACACACTTCATGAATGTAACCTATTCCCACAGTGAATTCGGTAATATCACAACTAGTCCTGCCGACCAGTATGTCGAACCTGTAGACGGCGTTGAAAACAGTCGAGAAGGAGAGTTATTGTACCAAGACGACCGTGAAAACTATCAACAAATCGAACTCAGGGTAGAGCATGAAAATGGTGATTTAGCATTGCCAAGGACACCATTTAGAACCAACATCTACGGAAATGTTAACACTACCTTGAATAAATCTTCCTTAAGGAAAGGTTTATACGTTGTAGGGGCTGAGCACATTGAAGATTGGAACTATAAGTTCATTATGAATTCTACAAGTTTCAGAATCCTTGATACAATGGACATAATGGTTAACAAAACCAGTGACAAGGAAGAATACTTCCAAGACGAAATAGCAGAATGGGAATTAATTTTCCATAACACAGACAACGGTACTGACGCTGAAAACGTGACAATGACCGATCACTTGCCTAATGTATTTGAATTGATGAATCTCAGCTACATGTTCTATACCCCAACAGAGGCAATTACAAATGCTACACTCTACTTAAACAATAATACCTTAAGATACGGAGTATATAACTCAAGCAGTCAGCAATGGGTCTACGGCGATGCAAGATATAATGCAAGCGCCAATAGTTGGACATATTATTTCTTTGACTATGACAATGTCACTTATGTCTACACTGAATTCAACGCTGATGACTTTGTACCTGTATTCGGACCTGTCATATACAGCAACAGCACTGATGTCTGCTATGACAACATCAGCTACAACATTCCTGAAGAGGACTGGTACTATGATACCATCATGGTAAACGGTCAGGAAGTAAGATACGGTCATTTCAATGCAACAGAATTCGAACAATACTTCGGACCATCATACTATGATGAAGACAACAAGACTTGGGTTTGGATACATAGGGGAGAGGACCCATTGAATCCAGGCCAGGAAACTGATCTTCGCACTATCTATGATCCTGAGTCTAACATCTGGGTTATAGATGATTATATGCACTATCCAGAGAGAAAGACAGTTACAGAAAAAGTCGTCTTTACCATTGTAAACGACACAGCAAACAATCTGACCCATCTTTCATTATACGCAAGAGACTTTGATGTAAACGTAACAGGTTACGTAAACTTCACAACAAACTGTACAAGATCAGGTGACTACACTAACGTTGTAAACGTTACAACCCCAGACTATGACTGGGACTTGTCAAACAACGTAGCTAACAGATCTGTACTCGTCGACCCGCTTCCAAACAAGACAGTCAGCAACACAACTCCTTACTACCATGACTATGTCGACTACAACTTGACAATCATGAACACAGGCAATTCAACCTACGACCAAATCCTAACCGTTGTAGACAGCTTGCCTGAAGGACTAGTCTACAATACAACAGTAGGCATTTTATACGCTGACCAAATCGGCGAAACACTTGTGGAAAACCAAGGACGCACAGTTACCTGGAACGTTACAAACATTCCGGCAAATACCAATGCAACCATAATTGTAAGGGTATATGTAGATGCTCTTGGAAACTTGACAAACAACATGACACTCATAGCTCCAAGCGGAGACAACAGAACCGTAAACGCTACAATTACACCGGTAACCTATACCGATGTATCTGTTAACAAAACAGTCGAAAAAGAGGAATACTTCATAAACGACACTATAGTTTGGACCATAACCGTATCCGTTGCAGGAAACGGTTCAAATGCAACAAACGTCAACCTTTCAGATGTATTGCCTCCTGAAGTCGAATATATTAGCACAAACGGTACATACGACAATGCAACCAATTCCTGGTACATCGGCAACATGACCAATGGAAGCAGCGTATCAATCACAATTGATACCCGGGCAATAAGAGTTGCAGAAAATGTTACCAACGTAGCAAACGTAAGCTGTAACGAAACCGAATGGGACTATGAAAACAACAGAGACAACGCAACAGTAAGCATTATTCCTGTTCCTCAGAAAACCGTCAACGAAACAAATCCAACATTTGGCAAATACGTTGACTACAACCTAACAATAATCAACAATGGTGCAGAGCCATATACAGACACATTGACCGTTGTAGACAACTTGCCTGAAGGACTAGCCTACAATAACACCGTAAGCATTCTATATGCTGATCAAGTTGGCGACACAATTGTGGAAAACAATAACCGCACCATTACATGGTACGTTACAAACATTCCTGCAAATACAAATGCAACAATAATTGTAAGGGTCTATGTAGGCATTCTTGGCGAACAGATAAACAACTACACTCTTATAGGTCCAAAAGGATCTAACAGAACTGTAAATGCTTCAATTGTTGTAGAACCAAAAGTTGACATATCAGTTGAAAAAACAAGCGACAAAATCAACTACTTTGAAGGCGAAACCGTAATCTGGACCATTACTGTATCAAATGCAAACAATGCAACTCCAGCAACCAACGTAACCCTCAAAGACATCTTGCCAGAGGAAGTAGAATTTGTAAGTGCCAACGACACATACAGCAACGAAACCGGAATCTGGTACATCGGAGACATGGCAAACGGAACAAGCAGAACAATAGTAATTAATACTACTGCTATAAGATCCAAAACAAATGTCACAAACGTAGCAAGCGTAAACTGTACTGAAAAAGAATGGAATTACACAAACAATGTTGACAATGCAACAATAAACATCTACCCATTGATTAACAAGACTGTAAGCAATTCTACCCCTGACTATGGAGATGAAGTTGAATACAACCTCACAGTGATAAACACTGGAGACGTAATGTTCAACGAAACTGTCACACTTGTGGACAGGCTCCCAGAAGGAGTCGACTTCATAAAAGTACTAAACGAAGATGGTTTAAAGGTAATAAGTTTCGACCACTCTACCAAAAACCTAACATGGGTTGTCACAAACATATCAGCTAACACAAAAGCAACCATAACCATCCTAGCAAATTGTACCTTGGTCGGTCTCCAAGAAAACACCTGGACCATCTACGGACCAGAGGGCATGAACAGAACAGTTAACGCAACAATCGTAGTAGGACCAAAAGTAGACGTATCAGTTGAAAAAACAAGCGACAAAATCAACTACTTCGAAGGGGAAACAGTCATTTGGACCATAACCGTGCACAATGCAAACAATGGAACAAACGCAACAAACGTGACCCTTAAAGACATATTACCAGAAGAAGTCTTATACGTTAGCTCAAATGGTACATACAACAATAATACCGGAATCTGGTACATAGGCAACATGACCAATGGATCAAGCAGAACAATCGTGATCAACACCACTGCAATAAAATCCAAAGCAAATGTAACAAACGTGGCAAACGTAAGCTGTAATGAAACCGAATGGAACTACACAAACAATGTAGACGATGCTGTAATCAACATCTATCCATTAATCAACAAGACCGTAAGCAATCCAACCCCAGACTATCACGAAGAGATTGAATACAACCTCACCGTGGAAAACACTGGAGACATAATGTTCAACGAAACCGTTACACTCGTCGACAGGCTCCCAATAGGAGTTGACTTCATAAAAGTAGTGAACGTAACCGGTTTAAAGGTAATAAGTTTCGATAACACTACCAAAAACCTAACCTGGAACGTAACAAACATAACAGCACATACAAAAGCAACTATAACAATACTTGCAGTATGTAATGCTATTGGAGTCCAAGACAACACTTGGACAATCTACGGACCAGAAGGTATGAACAGAACCGTAAACGCTACAATCGAAGTAAAACCAATAGTGGACGTGTCAATTACAAAGGTAGCCGACCAAGAAATATACCACATAGGCGACAACGTAACCTGGATCATTACTGTGCACAATGCATGGAACGGAACCAACGCAACCAACGTCAACGTCAACGACATATTACCAAAAGAAGTCGAATACCTAACCCACACAGTTACACAAGGTCAATACAACAACAGAACCGGAATCTGGACTATAGGATTCATGGCAAACGGAACAAGTCAGACACTCACAATAGTATCCGTCGCAAAAATCAACAAAACCGACATAACCAATGTCGCAAACGTAAGTTGCAGCGAAAAAGAATGGAACTATTCAAACAACAGAGACTACGCAACAATAGAAATTGTTGACACTCCAATCAACAAGACTGCAAGCAAACCGGTCCCAGACTACCACGAAGAGATCGAATACTACTTGACAGTCACAAACCTAGCAAATGAAACCTATAACAAAACCGTGACACTAGTGGACAGCCTACCAGAAGGAGTCACATTCCTTAGAGTGGTAAACGAAACCGGCTTAAGAGTACTAGGCTTCGAAAGACGTGGCAATCACCAAATCTGGAACGTCACAGACATCGAACCAAACACAACCGCAGTAATTACCATACTAGCAAGATGTGACGCAGTCGGAACAAAAATCAACAACTGGACAATCTACTACCCTAACGGAGACAGCGAAACCGTAAACGCAACAATCGAGGTAAAACCAATAGTGGACGTGTCAATTACAAAGGTAGCCGACCAAGAAATATACCACATAGGCGACAACGTAACCTGGATCATTACTGTGCACAATGCATGGAACGGAACCAACGCAACCAACGTTAACGTCAACGACATATTACCAAAAGAAGTCGAATACCTAACCCACACAGTTACACAAGGTCAATACAACAACAGAACCGGAATCTGGACTATAGGATTCATGGCAAACGGAACAAGTCAGACACTCACAATAGTATCCGTCGCAAAAATCAACAAAACCGACATAACCAATGTCGCAAACGTAAGCTGCAGCGAAAAAGAATGGAACTATTCAAACAACAGAGACAACGCAACAATAGAAATTGTTGACACTCCAATCAACAAGACTGCAAGCAAACCGGTCCCAGACTACCACGAAGAGATCGAATACTACTTGACAGTCACAAACCTAGCAAATGAAACCTATAACAAAACCGTGACACTAGTGGACAGCCTACCAGAAGGAGTCACATTCCTTAGAGTGGTAAACACAAGCGGCTTAAGAGTGCTAAGCTTCAACAGCACTGAAAAAGTCCAAACCTGGACCGTAACAGACATCGAAGCAAACACAACCGCAGTAATTACCATACTAGCAAGATGTGACGCAGTCGGAATAGAAATCAACAACTGGACAATCTACTACCCTAACGGAGACAGCAAAAAAGTAGAAACTCCAATCGATGTACAGCCAATAGTTGACTTGTCAACTACAAAAACCAGCAATAAGGACGTATACTTCCTAGACGACACAGCAGTCTGGACCATTACCGTCCACAATGCATGGAATGGAACCAACGCAACAAATGTCGTCATAGACGAATTGTTCCCAAGTGAATTTGAAATCATCAACTACACAACAACAAAAGGAAGATACGATCCTAGCGCACGTGCATGGACAATTGATTTCATGGAAAATGGCACAACAGAAACATTGGTAATCACCTCAGTTGCAACAGTGGTTACACCATTCGTTGACAACCCTGTAAATGTAACAAGCGATGAAAGGGATTGGAACCTATCCAACAACCCATCCAATAAGTCTGTAAAAGTCATAGACATTCCAGATCCAGAAAAAACCGTGAACAATGCAACTCCTTACTACAATGATACCGTTGTATACAGCTTGACTATCAAAAACACTGGAGACATTAAATACACTAACAAGTTAACAGTTATTGATAGCATGCCACAAGGATTGGAATATGTCAAAACCGTTGGTATAAG
Encoded here:
- a CDS encoding NCS2 family permease, whose protein sequence is MLNKFFKLDENNTDIKTEFLAGLTTFLAMAYILGVNPTMLAEGGMPATGVFFATALASGVSCIIMGLVSKYPVGLAPGMGMNALFTYTIILAMGNTWETALAAVFVSSIIFLLITISGLREAILNALPFDLKLAIGAGIGFFLAFIGLKGAGIIVADPATLVGMGTILSAPALLAVIGILLTLILYIKKVPAAVFLGLVITAILGVIFTLFGFGAGDPLMPAIPTEFISFNFDTSVVGAFLKGFSQLFTNIPNLIMILFSLLFVTFFDTTGTLIPLANQCGFVDEEGKADGIDKAFLGDAISGIIGAILGTSTLTAYVESATVLVLVVEQV